A window of Reinekea marina contains these coding sequences:
- a CDS encoding gamma carbonic anhydrase family protein has translation MAIHTLGDQQPRLGQRVMIAELSFVLGDVTLEDDVSVWPGAIIRGDMHRISVGARTSVQDGAVLHITHASDYNELGYPLTIGSDVTIGHQACLHGCTIGSEVLIGIGATVLDGAVVEDKVIIAAGALVPPGKRLESGYMYIGSPAKQARKLTDKELSFFKYSAKNYCKLKDQYIDEGLSVV, from the coding sequence ATGGCAATTCATACGTTAGGAGATCAGCAGCCTAGGCTCGGGCAACGAGTAATGATTGCAGAACTCAGTTTTGTGCTGGGTGATGTTACCTTAGAAGATGATGTCTCTGTGTGGCCTGGCGCAATTATACGAGGCGATATGCATCGAATATCCGTCGGTGCTCGAACCTCTGTACAAGACGGTGCCGTGCTGCATATTACTCACGCCAGTGATTACAATGAACTAGGATACCCCTTAACTATTGGCTCAGATGTCACAATTGGGCATCAAGCTTGTTTGCATGGCTGTACGATTGGAAGTGAAGTGTTGATTGGTATTGGAGCAACGGTATTAGATGGTGCTGTGGTAGAAGATAAGGTCATCATTGCGGCGGGTGCTTTAGTACCACCTGGAAAACGCTTAGAATCGGGTTATATGTACATTGGCTCACCCGCGAAACAAGCTCGAAAGTTGACCGACAAAGAATTGAGTTTTTTTAAATACTCAGCCAAAAACTATTGTAAATTGAAAGACCAGTACATTGATGAAGGTTTATCAGTCGTATAA